A single region of the Sorghum bicolor cultivar BTx623 chromosome 7, Sorghum_bicolor_NCBIv3, whole genome shotgun sequence genome encodes:
- the LOC110436927 gene encoding uncharacterized protein LOC110436927 has protein sequence MLDFSYLMILELKNLYNQKYNALLKSKISCHQIYDAAYQLYLDLDPAIQDIYNCAQSFPGASAFSEVKHQVQQIEKEVVSVGTMLQTLHANLTAPIGLRRFRSSPSIYEQANTSSCPTAYLRAIVTAVVYRLHRTPSSLTSKRAADGSFHTVISSTLFSKIYRSTQAVTLFEAEAAAIYRYLRCTTNELGYTILDRNYPTLARLLYELNNYNEYMVEMQLCAEKSVEAAHKANEAIDLVARAPC, from the exons ATGTTGGATTTCAGCTACTTAATGATTCTGGAGCTCAAGAACCTGTACAACCAAAAGTATAACGCCCTGCTTAAGTCTAAGATATCATGCCATCAGATCTACGATGCTGCTTACCAGCTGTATCTAGATCTTGATCCAGCTATTCAGGACATATACAACTGTGCTCAGTCCTTTCCCGGTGCATCAGCCTTCAGTGAAGTAAAGCATCAGGTGCAGCAGATAGAGAAGGAAGTGGTCTCTGTTGGCACTATGCTACAGACCCTACATGCTAACCTCACTGCGCCCATTGGCCTAAGAAGATTCAGGAGCAGCCCATCCATCTATGAG CAGGCAAACACATCAAGTTGTCCCACGGCCTATCTCAGAGCTATTGTCACTGCTGTTGTTTACAGGCTGCATAGAACACCGTCGTCTCTTACAAGTAAGAGAGCAGCAGATGGAAGCTTCCATACAGTTATCTCGAGCACCCTTTTCAGCAAGATATACCGATCTACCCAGGCAGTGACATTATTCGAGGCAGAAGCGGCTGCCATCTATCGATACCTACGGTGCACGACAAACGAACTTGGCTATACCATACTTGACCGGAACTATCCCACTCTTGCTAGATTGCTCTATGAGTTGAACAACTACAATGAGTACATGGTTGAAATGCAGCTGTGTGCAGAGAAGTCTGTGGAAGCAGCACACAAAGCAAATGAAGCCATAGACCTTGTAGCCAGGGCGCCTTGTTAA